In one window of Puniceicoccaceae bacterium DNA:
- a CDS encoding universal stress protein, whose product MKRIMIAVDFSAQTQRILKQGYELAGKLGAEVLLLHVEEPEASVVHSNVIGPYGGMTGFGVDMPTATEIVDDQVERDEAIMETLKKQGEAQGLTVSTEVFIGNEVAGIIRECEQHKPDLLIMGLHHKGFFSRLLGENPELALVKKAPCALFFIPEE is encoded by the coding sequence ATGAAACGAATCATGATTGCGGTGGATTTTTCCGCCCAAACCCAGCGGATCCTGAAGCAGGGATATGAGCTGGCTGGTAAACTGGGGGCCGAGGTGCTTCTATTGCACGTGGAGGAACCGGAAGCCAGTGTTGTGCACTCCAACGTCATCGGCCCCTACGGTGGCATGACTGGTTTTGGCGTGGATATGCCCACCGCCACTGAAATCGTGGATGATCAGGTTGAGCGCGATGAAGCCATCATGGAGACGCTCAAGAAACAGGGTGAAGCCCAGGGATTAACAGTCTCCACTGAGGTATTCATTGGCAACGAAGTCGCTGGCATCATCCGGGAGTGCGAACAACACAAGCCCGATCTGCTGATCATGGGTCTGCACCATAAGGGGTTCTTCTCGCGCCTGCTCGGAGAAAATCCCGAACTCGCACTTGTGAAGAAGGCTCCGTGTGCCCTGTTTTTCATTCCAGAGGAATGA
- a CDS encoding alpha/beta hydrolase, with amino-acid sequence MQVFRHILQSVWSLLWKILLFVVSLLLLASHWFADMLIFQPPPPSYTADYRYFQVETERGERIACRFLSHPTSRYLIIYSHGNAEDLGFVENLLKGYRQAGFSILAYDYPGYGLSSGKPSEASVYRAIEAATGFAVSQLGYPPESILFHGRSVGSGPAVEMCRRGEFAGLILESAFTSTFKVGMEIAWLPWDRFQNLRKIPEVSEPTFVIHGTEDGVVPFEHGKALFDHSRAPKFFYWVDGAGHNDILPYMGEEYWQILRDFVRYLEQD; translated from the coding sequence ATGCAAGTATTCCGGCACATCCTTCAATCGGTCTGGTCCCTTCTCTGGAAGATCCTACTGTTTGTGGTGTCACTGCTCTTGTTGGCATCCCACTGGTTTGCGGATATGCTGATCTTTCAGCCACCACCACCTTCTTACACGGCGGACTACCGCTACTTTCAGGTGGAGACTGAGCGTGGAGAGCGCATTGCCTGTCGCTTCCTCAGCCACCCCACTTCGCGCTACCTGATCATCTATTCTCACGGCAATGCCGAGGATCTGGGGTTTGTGGAAAATCTGCTCAAGGGATATCGCCAGGCCGGATTCAGCATTCTGGCCTACGACTATCCAGGTTACGGGCTGAGTAGCGGCAAGCCCAGCGAAGCAAGCGTGTACCGTGCCATTGAGGCTGCGACAGGATTTGCCGTTTCCCAGCTTGGATACCCGCCCGAGTCGATCCTCTTCCATGGACGATCTGTGGGGAGTGGACCCGCTGTGGAAATGTGTCGTCGTGGAGAATTCGCCGGACTGATTCTGGAGAGTGCCTTCACCTCCACGTTCAAAGTGGGCATGGAGATCGCATGGCTGCCCTGGGACCGTTTCCAGAATTTGCGCAAGATTCCGGAAGTGAGTGAACCAACCTTCGTCATCCATGGCACCGAGGATGGCGTGGTCCCCTTTGAACACGGTAAGGCATTGTTCGATCATTCCCGCGCCCCCAAGTTCTTTTATTGGGTGGATGGAGCGGGTCACAATGACATCCTACCCTACATGGGTGAGGAATACTGGCAAATTCTCCGTGATTTTGTGCGATACCTGGAGCAGGACTAA
- a CDS encoding PLP-dependent aminotransferase family protein, whose amino-acid sequence MSQAPASIRYSSVGETLEVPVINQLMSIPLEYPDILSLAAGFTDNAVLPSDLIGEIVAGLPHTNPNHEYLQYGTTQGRSILRKLTCDRLNALPMEQEHAFDKDLTFITNGSQQALFLATHTLCDPGDYVLVESPTYFVYLSMLQGLQVRPIGIPVDAQGRIDADALEAILQDLKARGELPRLKAAYLIGYHANPSSRCLKLWEKEAVARLLENMQCRIPVIEDAAYRELAYDELDPTPSIMSLPCFDAFPKLYLGTYTKPLATGLKIGYGTCSDPEWFAKMVCAKGNQDFGSSNFSQAIIEQVLLRNAYDSLTHQLGQHYGRKAELLDSTLREFGLHERGWHWEKPAGGLLFWLRAPESINTDMGEIFSEKCKQQGVIYVPGSFCFAPQAPRNFIRLSIGALCDDKLVEASRRFCEVASISS is encoded by the coding sequence ATGAGCCAAGCACCCGCATCCATTCGCTATTCTTCTGTTGGAGAAACCCTCGAAGTCCCGGTCATCAATCAGTTGATGTCCATCCCGCTCGAATATCCGGACATCCTGTCCCTCGCTGCCGGCTTTACCGACAACGCCGTGCTGCCGAGCGATCTGATCGGAGAAATCGTAGCCGGGCTGCCGCACACCAATCCGAATCACGAATACCTGCAATACGGCACCACCCAGGGCCGCTCCATCCTTCGAAAGCTCACCTGCGACCGGCTCAACGCCCTGCCAATGGAACAGGAGCATGCCTTTGACAAGGATCTCACCTTCATCACCAACGGCTCGCAACAGGCACTTTTTCTGGCTACCCACACCCTTTGTGACCCCGGCGATTATGTGCTGGTCGAAAGTCCGACATACTTTGTGTATCTCTCCATGCTTCAGGGGCTGCAGGTCCGGCCCATTGGCATCCCGGTGGATGCACAGGGTCGTATCGACGCCGATGCGCTCGAGGCAATTCTACAGGACCTCAAAGCCCGGGGCGAGCTACCCAGGCTCAAAGCAGCCTACCTCATCGGCTACCACGCCAATCCCTCATCCCGCTGTCTGAAACTCTGGGAAAAGGAAGCGGTCGCCCGCTTGCTCGAAAACATGCAGTGCCGCATTCCCGTGATTGAAGATGCCGCATACCGCGAACTCGCCTATGATGAGCTCGACCCCACACCCAGCATCATGAGTCTGCCCTGCTTTGACGCATTTCCAAAGCTTTACCTGGGAACCTATACCAAACCCCTGGCTACCGGACTGAAAATCGGCTACGGCACCTGCTCCGATCCCGAATGGTTCGCCAAGATGGTGTGCGCGAAAGGAAATCAGGACTTTGGCAGTTCCAACTTCTCTCAGGCAATCATTGAACAAGTGCTGCTGCGCAACGCCTATGATTCGCTGACTCACCAGCTCGGTCAGCACTACGGTCGCAAGGCGGAATTGCTCGACTCCACCCTGCGTGAGTTTGGTTTGCACGAGCGCGGATGGCACTGGGAAAAACCCGCCGGAGGCCTGCTCTTCTGGCTCCGTGCCCCCGAATCCATCAACACGGACATGGGGGAAATCTTCAGTGAAAAATGCAAACAACAGGGCGTCATCTACGTGCCCGGTAGCTTCTGCTTCGCCCCACAAGCTCCCAGGAACTTTATTCGCTTGAGTATCGGCGCGCTTTGCGATGATAAACTCGTGGAAGCTTCCAGGCGCTTCTGTGAAGTCGCTTCCATCTCATCATAA
- a CDS encoding UDP-glucose 6-dehydrogenase → MKICCIGAGYVGGPTMAVIAHKCPHVQLTVVDINQSRIDQWNSDHLPIFEPGLDDIVKACRGKNLFFSTDVDTHIKEADLIFICVNTPTKTYGVGAGSASDLTYIEACARRIADVSESSKIVVEKSTLPVKTAESLKKIFDSRKLDFQVLSNPEFLAEGTAVEDLLQPDRVLIGGEESPEGQAAVETLASIYGSWVPREKIITTNLWSSELSKLTANAFLAQRISSINSISALCEATGANVDQVAHAIGTDSRIGPKFLKSSVGFGGSCFQKDILNLVYLCDTFGLPEVAEYWRQVVSMNDYQKRRFSRRMLKEMFNTVTDKKIAVFGFAFKKDTNDTRESAAIYVCRDLLEERAMLHIYDPKVTERQIFHDLQQPAQMSDASPNPYVTICQDPYEAAKDADAIIILTEWDEFKTLDYARIQKSMRKPAFLFDGRNLLDVNAMQALGFDAHAIGKTAIPRIGKA, encoded by the coding sequence ATGAAAATTTGCTGTATCGGAGCCGGATACGTGGGCGGACCCACCATGGCCGTCATCGCTCACAAGTGCCCGCACGTTCAACTGACCGTCGTTGACATCAATCAGTCGCGCATTGACCAGTGGAACTCAGATCACCTGCCGATTTTCGAGCCTGGGCTGGATGACATCGTGAAAGCATGCCGGGGGAAAAATCTGTTCTTTTCCACCGATGTCGACACCCACATCAAAGAAGCAGACCTGATCTTCATTTGCGTCAACACCCCAACCAAAACGTACGGAGTCGGTGCGGGTTCGGCCTCCGATCTGACCTACATCGAAGCCTGCGCACGCAGGATCGCAGATGTCTCGGAGTCGAGCAAAATTGTCGTCGAAAAATCCACGCTTCCCGTCAAAACCGCCGAGTCGCTCAAAAAGATTTTTGACTCGCGCAAACTGGATTTCCAGGTGCTGTCCAATCCGGAATTCCTCGCCGAAGGCACTGCTGTCGAAGATTTGCTGCAACCTGACCGCGTGCTCATCGGCGGCGAAGAGAGTCCCGAAGGCCAGGCCGCCGTTGAAACCCTCGCATCGATCTACGGTAGCTGGGTTCCACGGGAAAAAATCATCACCACCAATCTCTGGTCCTCCGAGTTGTCCAAGCTCACCGCCAACGCCTTTCTTGCTCAGCGCATTTCAAGCATCAATTCAATCTCTGCACTCTGCGAAGCGACCGGAGCCAATGTGGATCAGGTCGCTCACGCCATCGGAACTGACTCTCGCATCGGCCCCAAGTTCCTCAAGAGTTCAGTTGGATTTGGGGGTTCGTGCTTTCAAAAGGACATTCTCAACCTGGTTTACCTTTGCGATACATTTGGACTGCCTGAGGTTGCCGAATACTGGCGCCAGGTCGTCTCGATGAACGATTATCAGAAGCGCCGCTTCTCACGACGCATGCTCAAGGAGATGTTCAATACGGTGACCGACAAAAAAATCGCGGTCTTTGGGTTTGCTTTCAAAAAAGACACCAACGATACACGGGAATCCGCCGCCATTTACGTCTGCCGGGACTTGCTCGAAGAACGCGCGATGCTGCACATCTACGACCCCAAGGTGACCGAGCGGCAAATCTTCCACGATCTGCAGCAGCCCGCACAGATGTCGGATGCCTCACCCAATCCGTATGTAACGATTTGCCAAGACCCTTACGAGGCAGCCAAGGATGCAGATGCCATCATCATCCTAACGGAGTGGGACGAATTCAAAACCCTCGACTACGCCCGCATTCAGAAGTCCATGCGCAAGCCTGCTTTCCTATTCGACGGTCGCAACCTGCTGGATGTCAATGCCATGCAGGCACTGGGATTTGATGCTCACGCCATCGGAAAAACAGCGATCCCCCGAATCGGGAAAGCCTGA
- a CDS encoding MmcQ/YjbR family DNA-binding protein yields MEPEALRSYLLGFPEVSEETPFGPDAVVYKTDGKMFALTDWDTLPLRINLKCDPERAQQLRDAHRCVEPGYHMNKKHWNTVTLDGSVPDAVFLEWVRHSFECVLKGMPKARQQEIRKQLESNARSESPATRERESLREDLRRGI; encoded by the coding sequence ATGGAACCCGAAGCACTGCGGTCATACTTGCTTGGGTTTCCAGAGGTGAGCGAAGAAACTCCTTTTGGACCGGATGCGGTTGTTTACAAAACGGATGGCAAGATGTTTGCCCTCACCGATTGGGATACCCTTCCACTGCGCATCAACCTGAAGTGTGACCCGGAACGCGCCCAACAGTTGCGTGATGCCCACCGATGCGTGGAACCCGGCTACCACATGAATAAAAAACACTGGAATACAGTGACGCTCGATGGCTCCGTGCCCGACGCCGTGTTTCTGGAATGGGTTCGCCATTCCTTTGAGTGTGTATTGAAGGGCATGCCCAAGGCGCGCCAGCAGGAAATCCGAAAACAGCTGGAGTCGAATGCCCGCTCGGAGTCACCCGCCACGCGGGAACGCGAATCCCTGCGCGAGGATCTGCGTCGCGGCATCTGA
- a CDS encoding OmpA family protein has translation MTGPSPEDTVLVNTSEIRPDWIQELDLGEQGIVLEELEEEGLEVRQAALVDPEIWGDPSRPKISVYFDLDKWVVRPADQGLVESAAQTLMDRPELQVLLTGFCDWRGTTDYNLALGERRANSVKDFLVQLGVDGGRISVLSRGDLDAVVNASPSQMAEERRVDILIVR, from the coding sequence ATGACCGGGCCAAGCCCCGAGGATACTGTATTGGTTAATACCTCTGAGATCCGCCCCGACTGGATCCAGGAACTCGATCTCGGTGAACAGGGCATTGTGCTGGAGGAGCTTGAAGAAGAAGGACTGGAAGTGCGCCAGGCCGCTCTGGTGGATCCTGAAATTTGGGGAGACCCCAGCCGACCCAAGATTTCCGTGTATTTCGACCTCGACAAGTGGGTTGTTCGACCGGCAGACCAAGGACTGGTTGAGAGTGCTGCACAAACCCTGATGGATCGTCCTGAACTTCAGGTGTTGCTGACCGGTTTCTGCGACTGGCGGGGCACTACGGATTACAATCTCGCCCTGGGTGAGCGACGTGCGAACAGCGTCAAGGATTTCCTGGTGCAACTGGGAGTGGACGGCGGTCGCATCAGTGTGCTCTCTCGCGGCGATCTGGATGCCGTAGTCAACGCAAGCCCCAGTCAAATGGCGGAGGAGCGACGAGTGGACATTTTGATTGTTCGCTGA
- a CDS encoding CPBP family intramembrane glutamic endopeptidase, translating into MNDSPSNIAETLANVAGLTLLAGCLYFWLRRWRVGPAETGTSPLTSQDAWSAGWLDLLLVLWCGVMLHFGIAMGIIRFVFPAGFDPAIESMDGLETSWYTILYSSSIQLAMLLTLLGARYAYKLRFFRSGVSTSPSLIALDRLLRYLPLIWAASLLSIWVNEQLGISSGEQEAVTLMQRIEDPWKFLALATLAIVAAPLLEELLFRGIVLRFLIGQTSCRVALIVSSLLFALLHFNLDSFLPIAVLGFLLGKIYLDTGDLRTSIWMHTFFNTQSVLVLTLSRWVE; encoded by the coding sequence ATGAATGACTCTCCCTCCAATATCGCAGAGACCCTCGCTAATGTTGCCGGACTGACCCTGCTCGCCGGCTGCCTGTATTTCTGGCTGAGACGCTGGAGAGTTGGCCCTGCGGAGACGGGAACCAGTCCGTTGACATCACAAGATGCGTGGAGCGCGGGGTGGCTCGACCTCCTGCTGGTGCTGTGGTGTGGTGTGATGCTGCATTTTGGGATTGCGATGGGCATCATACGGTTCGTGTTTCCGGCGGGATTTGATCCGGCGATTGAATCCATGGACGGCCTGGAGACGAGTTGGTACACGATACTCTACAGCTCAAGCATCCAGCTGGCAATGCTGCTCACTCTGCTCGGTGCGCGCTATGCCTACAAACTGCGCTTTTTTCGTTCAGGTGTGTCAACATCCCCCTCGCTGATAGCCTTGGATCGATTGTTGCGCTACCTCCCATTGATCTGGGCGGCATCACTGCTGTCGATCTGGGTCAATGAGCAATTGGGGATCAGTTCGGGTGAACAGGAAGCAGTTACCCTGATGCAGCGTATCGAAGATCCTTGGAAATTTCTCGCATTGGCAACGCTCGCAATCGTGGCGGCTCCCCTGCTGGAGGAGCTATTGTTTCGGGGCATTGTGCTGCGCTTTCTGATCGGGCAGACCTCATGCCGGGTTGCGCTGATCGTGAGTTCGTTGCTGTTTGCCCTGTTGCATTTCAACCTCGATTCGTTTCTGCCGATCGCGGTGCTCGGGTTTCTTCTTGGCAAGATTTATCTGGATACGGGGGACCTGCGTACGAGCATTTGGATGCACACGTTTTTCAACACCCAATCGGTATTGGTGCTGACACTCAGCCGATGGGTTGAGTGA
- a CDS encoding DCC1-like thiol-disulfide oxidoreductase family protein, whose translation MKLTRSDPANWPLIRQVVVFDGDCGMCNQFVGWAIRWLRQPDTGFLPSQSEAGQRWLSANHREPEPTTLLLVRPDEIYERSDAVLELCAGMRAPVRWMHGLRWIPRSVRNLLYRGVARVRRALPFRKQICQLDGDRQRLLLDNSSANWPQWWRNP comes from the coding sequence ATGAAATTGACCCGCTCTGATCCGGCCAACTGGCCATTGATTCGGCAGGTCGTGGTCTTTGACGGCGACTGTGGCATGTGCAATCAGTTCGTGGGCTGGGCGATCCGGTGGTTACGTCAACCCGATACCGGCTTCCTGCCCTCACAGAGCGAGGCCGGACAGCGCTGGTTGTCCGCCAATCACAGGGAACCGGAACCCACGACGCTCCTGCTGGTGCGCCCTGATGAGATCTATGAACGCTCCGATGCGGTGCTGGAGCTGTGCGCGGGCATGCGGGCACCCGTTAGATGGATGCATGGGTTGCGTTGGATTCCCCGCAGCGTCAGGAATTTACTTTATCGCGGGGTCGCGCGTGTGCGACGCGCTCTACCGTTTCGCAAGCAGATTTGCCAACTCGATGGCGACCGTCAACGTCTGTTACTTGACAATTCGAGCGCAAACTGGCCTCAGTGGTGGCGCAACCCATGA
- a CDS encoding VTT domain-containing protein: protein MMQTRKRWWMLVSGLIYFLLLALSARLHDLHVGDTQDSPPASESMVRFLSQFEAAVWFSDDGRVWVKDATRFHAIVRTFEGMTGGLKVPEMDFTSSQAPVVIVAESYACMTALAFANEHPEWCSHLVLIDAKGLPAFETLGHPLLDRSLRSLQGGIAWMLRHGVPFAWALAPSLVETKLAAAIVASGSVPSLLDTLDLQMPVSLSVSQGQELEQSRVLHRWIPHSRLMRAADEERIVPDLTARVELTEPHQVLRLTPNERAEIRNTWAARHELWQGRALWVAVVLIALSTLMSEDLACVGAGLLVSHGALAFLPAVAGCVLGIFFGDIALYALGRFLGEKVLIHRPFCWMLSRETLLASERWFLRNGIWVLIASRFLPGTRVPVFLAAGILKSPWWRVSAVLLGAAVVWVPLLVGLSSWLGERMLHWYDEFGFWTGWMMLAAMIALVTLLHQGIPLFTFRGRRLAYGKWMRVIRWEFWPSKLLYLPVFVYIMGLAVRYRSLTLPSLSNPMVPCGGWLGESKIEILRQLADAGVPVAPFAVLEPHELTVHRLRAVMEEQGWQFPVVIKPERGERGRGVCIVRSESDLDDAFHGQSQRLIVQQYVAGIEFGVLYRRLPMQSEGCIPSITRKLYTSVVGDGVSTLERLILKDERAVCYASSLLKRHAESIYSIPADGERVPLVEIGTHARGSLFLDACEFTSDALRQFLDRVSHAVHGFYLGRFDLKVPDESSLTNGESIQILELNLLTSEPAHMYDPKYRVWHAWRLLMEHWRSAFEIGDQVRKGGGKPIGILALLRLVRQHYLS, encoded by the coding sequence ATGATGCAGACTCGAAAACGTTGGTGGATGCTGGTGTCGGGACTCATCTACTTCCTGCTGCTGGCACTCTCTGCCCGCCTGCATGATCTGCACGTTGGTGACACGCAGGATTCACCTCCGGCAAGCGAAAGCATGGTGCGTTTTCTGAGCCAGTTTGAGGCCGCAGTGTGGTTTAGTGATGACGGCAGGGTTTGGGTGAAAGATGCAACCCGTTTCCACGCGATTGTACGCACCTTTGAGGGCATGACTGGAGGGCTGAAGGTGCCAGAGATGGATTTCACAAGCAGTCAAGCCCCTGTCGTCATTGTTGCAGAATCCTATGCCTGCATGACCGCACTCGCATTTGCCAATGAACATCCAGAGTGGTGTTCGCATTTGGTTCTCATTGATGCAAAAGGGCTGCCTGCATTTGAAACACTTGGGCATCCCCTGTTGGATCGCAGTCTTCGAAGTCTGCAGGGTGGGATAGCCTGGATGCTGCGGCATGGGGTTCCGTTTGCGTGGGCGCTGGCGCCATCACTGGTGGAGACCAAATTGGCGGCAGCCATTGTTGCCAGTGGTTCGGTTCCATCCTTGCTCGACACGCTCGACCTGCAGATGCCCGTTTCCCTGTCGGTGTCACAGGGGCAGGAGCTGGAGCAGAGTCGCGTGCTTCACCGCTGGATTCCTCACTCCCGTCTGATGCGCGCTGCCGATGAGGAACGGATCGTTCCGGATCTCACTGCACGGGTGGAACTAACCGAACCCCACCAAGTTCTCAGACTCACGCCAAACGAGCGAGCAGAGATTCGAAACACGTGGGCGGCGCGACATGAACTGTGGCAGGGGCGGGCGCTGTGGGTAGCCGTGGTTTTGATCGCACTCTCGACCCTGATGAGCGAAGACCTGGCCTGTGTGGGTGCGGGGTTGCTGGTCTCCCACGGAGCACTGGCCTTTCTGCCTGCGGTGGCTGGATGCGTATTGGGGATTTTTTTCGGCGACATCGCCCTTTACGCATTGGGACGGTTTTTGGGGGAGAAAGTCCTGATTCATCGACCCTTTTGTTGGATGCTCTCGAGGGAGACCCTGCTCGCGAGTGAGCGGTGGTTTTTGCGCAATGGCATTTGGGTATTGATCGCAAGCCGCTTCCTGCCGGGCACCCGGGTGCCCGTGTTTCTGGCAGCGGGCATCCTCAAGTCTCCCTGGTGGCGCGTGTCGGCAGTATTGCTCGGTGCAGCTGTCGTGTGGGTTCCGCTGTTAGTCGGTCTGTCGAGCTGGCTGGGCGAACGCATGCTGCACTGGTACGATGAATTTGGGTTCTGGACGGGGTGGATGATGCTGGCTGCGATGATCGCGCTGGTGACCCTCCTGCATCAAGGCATTCCCCTGTTCACCTTTCGGGGACGAAGGTTGGCCTATGGAAAGTGGATGCGAGTGATTCGATGGGAATTCTGGCCCTCCAAATTGCTGTATTTGCCGGTTTTCGTTTACATTATGGGATTAGCAGTGCGATACCGCAGCCTGACGCTTCCGTCTCTTAGCAATCCCATGGTTCCATGTGGGGGATGGCTGGGAGAGTCAAAAATTGAGATTCTGCGTCAGCTTGCAGATGCGGGCGTACCGGTGGCACCTTTTGCCGTGTTGGAACCCCATGAACTCACGGTCCATCGATTGCGGGCAGTGATGGAGGAACAGGGATGGCAGTTTCCCGTCGTAATCAAACCTGAGCGCGGTGAGCGTGGTCGTGGAGTGTGCATTGTGCGCTCGGAAAGCGATCTTGACGATGCGTTTCACGGGCAGTCCCAACGCCTGATTGTGCAGCAGTATGTCGCAGGGATTGAGTTTGGTGTGTTGTACCGGAGGTTGCCAATGCAGAGTGAAGGGTGCATTCCTTCGATCACCCGAAAGCTCTACACCTCAGTCGTGGGAGATGGAGTGAGCACCTTGGAGCGATTGATCCTCAAGGATGAACGCGCGGTCTGTTATGCATCCTCCCTTTTGAAGCGGCACGCCGAATCCATCTACAGCATTCCGGCTGACGGAGAAAGGGTGCCGCTCGTGGAAATCGGAACTCATGCACGCGGTTCCCTTTTTCTGGATGCTTGCGAATTTACCAGCGACGCCTTGCGGCAGTTTCTGGATCGGGTCAGTCACGCTGTGCATGGGTTTTATCTGGGACGTTTTGATCTGAAAGTTCCGGATGAATCGTCCCTGACAAATGGAGAGTCCATTCAGATCCTCGAGTTAAACCTGCTGACCTCCGAACCTGCGCACATGTATGATCCAAAATACCGGGTGTGGCATGCCTGGCGATTGTTGATGGAGCATTGGCGAAGTGCCTTTGAAATCGGTGACCAGGTTCGAAAGGGCGGTGGTAAACCCATCGGAATTCTTGCATTACTGCGACTGGTGCGCCAACACTACCTGTCATGA
- a CDS encoding NRDE family protein, producing the protein MCTLTWEFALDQYTVLFNRDERRERAPAEPIQITGAGNERRCIHARDGARGGTWMVVNAAGVTTCLLNRFDVGSADACSGEFESRGWLVMTLRDSSGWSETQMRIQELDLKRYPAFHLFQFDPIQGVHSLFWDGSEVQLHEHSWRCDAAVSSSSFENDRIVGARRASFAAQVRATERQQRLCELEYFHRNRIPGQGAESVNMVREDARTVSHSRVDVDAQHVRFAYSEPMGEGPEFSAPLCLSLQRESTQ; encoded by the coding sequence ATGTGCACCTTGACCTGGGAATTCGCACTCGATCAGTACACGGTATTGTTCAACCGTGACGAACGCCGGGAACGTGCTCCCGCTGAGCCCATTCAAATCACGGGAGCTGGGAATGAGCGGCGCTGCATCCATGCGCGAGACGGTGCCAGAGGGGGAACCTGGATGGTGGTTAATGCGGCGGGAGTCACCACCTGCCTGCTGAATCGGTTTGATGTAGGTTCAGCGGATGCTTGCTCAGGTGAATTTGAAAGCCGTGGCTGGTTGGTGATGACGCTTCGCGACAGCTCGGGCTGGAGCGAAACTCAGATGCGAATTCAGGAACTTGATCTCAAGCGCTATCCTGCGTTTCATCTCTTTCAATTTGATCCGATTCAGGGAGTGCACAGCTTGTTTTGGGATGGGTCCGAAGTGCAGCTGCATGAGCATTCGTGGAGGTGTGATGCGGCCGTTAGCAGTTCATCCTTCGAAAATGATCGAATTGTTGGCGCGCGCCGGGCCAGTTTTGCAGCACAAGTGAGAGCAACCGAGAGGCAGCAACGCCTTTGTGAACTGGAGTATTTCCACCGCAACCGAATCCCGGGGCAGGGTGCGGAATCGGTCAACATGGTGCGTGAGGATGCGCGCACCGTGAGTCATTCGCGCGTGGATGTGGACGCACAACACGTTCGTTTTGCCTACAGCGAACCCATGGGAGAGGGTCCCGAATTTTCAGCTCCCCTATGCCTGAGCTTGCAACGGGAATCCACCCAATGA
- a CDS encoding DinB family protein: MPPALIEANITFLESAKTLLAALDDERFSQVQVPGGKSGIGAHLRHVSDHYECLLDCLENERDMVDYDHRNRSPEQEQSVQHAADCIDLILSRLRNLKTPSMEQPLRVCMQTGMNADSQQPDSCLSSVGREWQFLVSHTVHHFAIIAMHCEAMGVTVPEVFGVAPSTLHYRAARNTGA, translated from the coding sequence ATGCCTCCTGCCTTGATTGAAGCCAATATCACTTTTTTGGAATCTGCTAAAACACTGCTTGCTGCATTGGATGATGAGCGATTTTCGCAGGTGCAGGTTCCCGGTGGCAAATCGGGCATCGGAGCACACTTGCGTCATGTTTCGGATCATTACGAATGTTTACTGGATTGTCTGGAAAATGAGCGGGACATGGTGGACTACGATCACCGCAATCGTTCCCCAGAGCAGGAACAATCCGTCCAACATGCGGCAGACTGTATCGATTTGATCCTGAGTCGCTTGCGCAATCTGAAGACCCCCTCAATGGAACAGCCCTTGCGGGTTTGCATGCAGACGGGAATGAATGCAGACAGCCAACAGCCGGATTCCTGTTTATCCAGTGTTGGCAGAGAATGGCAGTTCCTTGTCAGTCACACCGTGCACCATTTTGCGATCATTGCGATGCATTGTGAAGCCATGGGAGTGACAGTTCCAGAGGTTTTTGGGGTGGCACCATCCACCTTGCACTATCGGGCTGCTCGCAATACGGGTGCTTGA